From the genome of Cytobacillus firmus, one region includes:
- a CDS encoding class I SAM-dependent methyltransferase, translated as MKLERILPYARQLLEKAISPGDIVIDATLGNGHDTVFLADLVGPNGRVYGFDIQEEAVMSTKTRLADHELSDRATLFQTGHEHILENVPPVHHGKITAAIFNLGYLPGGDKDIVTRPQTTISAIDQLLELMAPEGIILLVIYHGHIEGAVERDYLLRYVKQLDQSIVHVLQYQFINQKNNPPFIVAIEKR; from the coding sequence ATGAAGCTTGAAAGAATCTTACCATATGCAAGACAGCTGCTTGAGAAAGCAATATCACCTGGAGATATCGTTATTGATGCCACTCTGGGCAACGGCCATGATACCGTATTTCTGGCTGATTTGGTGGGACCTAACGGCAGAGTTTATGGATTCGATATTCAGGAAGAGGCTGTCATGAGTACAAAAACACGCCTGGCTGATCACGAACTGTCAGACAGGGCTACCCTCTTCCAAACAGGTCATGAACACATTCTTGAGAATGTACCGCCTGTCCACCATGGAAAAATAACAGCAGCCATATTTAATTTAGGCTACTTGCCCGGGGGCGACAAAGATATTGTCACCCGTCCGCAGACAACCATTTCTGCCATCGATCAGCTTTTAGAACTGATGGCTCCGGAAGGGATCATTCTTTTGGTGATTTATCACGGCCATATAGAAGGTGCTGTAGAGCGCGATTATCTGCTCCGATATGTCAAGCAGCTGGATCAAAGCATCGTCCATGTTTTGCAGTATCAGTTTATTAATCAAAAAAATAACCCGCCGTTTATCGTTGCAATTGAAAAACGTTAA